From a region of the Actinomadura luzonensis genome:
- a CDS encoding LacI family DNA-binding transcriptional regulator, producing the protein MSHAQPPAGPLTIARLAELAGVSAATVSKVVNGRSEVAPETRAVVESLIREHGYRRRKRRVSPSALIELVFRALDGDYPIEIIKGVEQVAREHGLAVVLSELQHRDTGGTGWIEGVLGRRPSGVIAVFSGLSGEQRDQLAARDIPLVLLDPSGDPGHRLPSVGAGNWSGGLSATRHLLELGHRRIGVITGPRYALSGRARLDGYRAALDQAGVPADPELVGEGDFHVTGGLAEGHRLLRLPDRPTAIFAGNDAQAMGVYRAAYDLGLRIPHELSVIGFDDLPQMRWAIPPLTTVRQPLTEMAATATGMLLTLASGEPLTQSRVELGTDLVVRGSTAPPPERSA; encoded by the coding sequence ATGAGCCATGCCCAGCCGCCCGCCGGCCCTCTCACCATCGCGCGGCTCGCGGAGCTGGCCGGGGTGTCCGCGGCGACCGTGTCCAAGGTCGTCAACGGCCGCTCGGAGGTCGCCCCCGAGACCCGGGCCGTGGTGGAGAGCCTGATCCGCGAGCACGGCTACCGGCGGCGCAAGCGGCGCGTCAGCCCGTCCGCGCTGATCGAGCTGGTCTTCCGGGCGCTCGACGGCGACTACCCCATCGAGATCATCAAAGGCGTCGAGCAGGTGGCCCGCGAGCACGGCCTGGCCGTGGTGCTGTCGGAGCTGCAGCACCGCGACACCGGCGGCACCGGCTGGATCGAAGGCGTGCTGGGCCGCCGCCCGAGCGGCGTGATCGCGGTGTTCTCCGGCCTGAGCGGCGAGCAGCGCGACCAGCTCGCCGCCCGCGACATCCCGCTCGTGCTGCTCGACCCGAGCGGCGACCCCGGGCACCGGCTGCCGTCGGTCGGGGCGGGCAACTGGAGCGGCGGCCTGTCGGCCACCCGCCACCTGCTGGAGCTGGGGCACCGGCGCATCGGCGTCATCACCGGCCCGCGGTACGCGCTGTCCGGCCGGGCCCGCCTCGACGGCTACCGGGCGGCGCTCGACCAGGCCGGCGTCCCCGCCGACCCGGAGCTGGTGGGCGAGGGCGACTTCCACGTGACGGGCGGCCTGGCGGAGGGCCACCGGCTGCTGCGGCTGCCCGACCGGCCCACCGCGATCTTCGCCGGCAACGACGCCCAGGCCATGGGCGTCTACCGGGCCGCCTACGACCTGGGGCTGCGCATCCCCCACGAGCTCAGCGTGATCGGCTTCGACGACCTGCCGCAGATGCGGTGGGCGATCCCGCCGCTCACCACGGTCCGCCAGCCGCTCACCGAGATGGCGGCGACGGCCACCGGCATGCTGCTGACCTTGGCCAGCGGCGAGCCGCTCACGCAGAGCCGGGTGGAGCTGGGCACCGACCTGGTGGTGCGCGGGAGCACCGCGCCGCCGCCCGAACGATCGGCTTGA